In the genome of Acidobacteriota bacterium, one region contains:
- a CDS encoding ABC transporter permease has product MSLWRHLSRGVRKLARGDSREEVAHYFAEAQARGVAAGDEERVRDQVRAYGWETKLGDFAADLRYAARQLRHNPGFSIAAIVVLALGIGVGTAMFSVLNAVLLRPLPYPNASQLVTLTEPSSLPEAFWTASYPDFQDWQHQSHSFQSLGFYEWNAATLEGNNQSLEVSSFPAGVDLFRTLGRPVAQGRGFNVNDVTSHAHVTVLSHALWEKRFRGQAALGKTVNLSGTDYTVIGILPAGLKFPFDNPADLWTLYSPLTPDKRSDQQIHVVARLRAGVSPQAAQAELSGIQARIAAHYANEHLSNSVAVERYSDTLVGSLRPALWALALAVGVVWLIACASVAGLMLTRLAARRRELAVRAALGADRLRLARQLLSESLLIGVLAGLGGWGIAAACLAAMQTFLIEHLQGLVAKISLSWQVLAVLFVATLVSVILIGLAPALGAARTPAAEGLQDRSLGTSRGQTRLRHALVIGEIALALLLLAGAGLLLRTLYALNRTPLGFETTNIITTRLSIPTARYAQRSIYTALEAPLLDKLRTLPGVEAAAVSSVLPLAQHVHIVGSFGIIGKPNLDPTHQPAGDMRFTSPGYAKVFGIPILRGRFFDAGLDTSTSQPVVVINEAMAKKYFAGENPVGQQLEVGKHKGATIIGELADVHVQGVATPPGPVVHFSDSQLAPHGSAPFYNIGSQFVQLAIRSYGSSTPLEPAIRSVLHQIAPDVAAGTFTTEQQLMAQSIGDQTFAALLLTLFGLAALLIALAGLYGLLAYAVAQRRREMGIRLALGASPAQIRSLVLGNAAGLIGAGVAIGLTLALVLAKVLAAYLYGVAPRDPLTLTAAAALLAACALLAAWLPARRAGAIAPLETLRSE; this is encoded by the coding sequence ATGTCACTCTGGAGGCACCTCTCGCGCGGCGTCCGTAAGCTGGCCCGCGGCGACAGCCGTGAGGAAGTCGCGCACTATTTTGCCGAAGCACAGGCGCGAGGCGTAGCCGCGGGTGATGAGGAGCGTGTGCGCGACCAGGTGCGCGCCTACGGCTGGGAAACCAAACTGGGTGACTTTGCCGCCGACCTGCGTTACGCCGCGCGACAATTGCGGCACAATCCCGGCTTTTCGATTGCCGCCATCGTCGTGCTGGCACTGGGCATCGGGGTGGGTACGGCCATGTTCAGTGTGCTCAACGCCGTCCTGCTGCGGCCGCTTCCCTACCCCAACGCCAGCCAGCTCGTTACGCTCACCGAGCCGTCGAGCCTGCCAGAGGCTTTCTGGACAGCCTCCTATCCGGATTTTCAGGATTGGCAGCATCAGAGCCACAGCTTTCAGTCGCTCGGGTTTTATGAATGGAACGCGGCGACGCTGGAGGGCAACAACCAGTCCCTGGAAGTCAGCAGTTTCCCCGCCGGCGTGGATCTGTTTCGCACGCTAGGGCGGCCGGTGGCGCAGGGGCGGGGCTTCAACGTCAACGATGTCACCTCGCACGCGCACGTAACCGTGTTGTCGCACGCCCTGTGGGAGAAGAGGTTCCGTGGCCAAGCCGCGCTGGGCAAGACCGTCAATCTGAGCGGCACGGATTACACGGTGATCGGGATTCTGCCCGCTGGCTTGAAATTCCCCTTCGACAATCCCGCCGATCTTTGGACTCTGTATAGTCCCCTGACACCGGACAAGCGCAGCGATCAGCAGATCCACGTCGTCGCGCGGCTGCGCGCGGGCGTGTCGCCGCAAGCGGCGCAGGCGGAGTTGAGCGGAATTCAGGCGCGGATTGCGGCTCACTACGCCAACGAACACCTGTCGAACAGCGTCGCCGTCGAACGCTACAGCGATACCCTCGTCGGCAGTCTGCGACCGGCGCTGTGGGCGTTGGCGCTGGCGGTGGGCGTGGTGTGGCTGATCGCCTGCGCCAGCGTGGCCGGACTGATGCTGACACGCCTCGCGGCGCGGCGGCGGGAGCTGGCGGTACGCGCCGCGCTGGGTGCCGACCGGCTGCGGCTGGCGCGGCAGCTTTTGAGCGAAAGCCTGCTCATCGGCGTGCTGGCCGGGCTGGGCGGCTGGGGCATTGCCGCGGCGTGCCTGGCAGCGATGCAGACATTCCTGATCGAGCATCTCCAGGGACTGGTCGCGAAAATCAGCCTAAGCTGGCAAGTGTTGGCAGTCCTGTTCGTCGCCACGCTGGTCTCGGTCATTCTGATCGGTCTGGCGCCGGCGCTGGGTGCAGCGCGAACGCCGGCGGCGGAGGGTTTGCAGGACCGCTCGCTGGGCACGAGCCGCGGGCAGACGCGGCTGCGGCATGCACTGGTGATCGGCGAAATCGCACTGGCGCTGCTGTTGCTCGCGGGCGCCGGTCTGCTGCTGCGCACCCTCTACGCACTCAACCGCACACCCTTGGGCTTTGAGACCACCAACATCATCACCACCCGCTTGAGCATTCCGACCGCGCGCTATGCCCAGCGCAGCATCTATACCGCATTGGAAGCACCCCTGCTGGACAAGCTGCGCACCCTACCGGGCGTCGAGGCGGCTGCGGTCAGTTCCGTGCTGCCCTTGGCGCAGCACGTTCACATCGTTGGCTCCTTCGGCATCATCGGCAAACCCAACCTCGATCCCACGCATCAACCGGCGGGCGACATGCGCTTCACCAGTCCCGGCTACGCCAAGGTCTTCGGCATTCCCATCCTGCGCGGGCGCTTCTTTGATGCCGGCCTTGACACCTCCACCTCGCAACCCGTGGTCGTCATCAACGAAGCTATGGCAAAGAAGTATTTTGCCGGCGAGAACCCCGTCGGCCAGCAGCTCGAAGTCGGCAAGCATAAGGGCGCAACCATCATCGGCGAGCTGGCGGATGTGCATGTGCAAGGCGTCGCCACGCCGCCGGGCCCCGTGGTTCATTTTTCCGACAGCCAACTGGCCCCGCACGGAAGCGCACCTTTCTATAACATCGGCTCGCAATTCGTGCAGTTGGCCATCCGCAGTTACGGTTCGTCGACCCCGCTGGAGCCTGCTATCCGCTCGGTCCTGCATCAGATTGCACCCGATGTTGCTGCAGGCACGTTCACCACGGAACAGCAGCTCATGGCGCAGTCGATTGGCGACCAGACGTTCGCCGCACTTCTGCTGACCTTGTTCGGCCTGGCCGCGCTGCTGATCGCCCTGGCGGGACTCTACGGCCTATTAGCCTACGCGGTGGCGCAGCGGCGCCGTGAGATGGGCATCCGGCTGGCGCTGGGCGCGAGCCCGGCGCAGATTCGCTCGCTGGTGCTGGGCAACGCCGCCGGGCTGATCGGCGCGGGCGTCGCCATCGGTCTGACGTTGGCGCTAGTGCTGGCCAAAGTACTTGCCGCTTATCTCTACGGCGTCGCGCCCCGCGATCCGCTCACCCTCACCGCCGCCGCCGCGCTATTGGCGGCTTGCGCCCTCCTCGCCGCCTGGCTGCCCGCCCGCCGCGCCGGCGCCATCGCCCCGTTGGAAACGCTGCGCTCGGAATAA
- a CDS encoding PadR family transcriptional regulator, which translates to MEASSTDVIPGTLDLLILKTLQLEPMHGFGIGRRVEQISRGVFKVNPGSLLVALQRLERAGWLDAEWRTSENARRAKYYRLTRAGRKQLEAETAAWERRAGAIARLLQQE; encoded by the coding sequence ATGGAAGCCAGCTCAACCGATGTCATTCCAGGCACGCTCGACCTGCTGATCCTGAAAACACTCCAACTGGAGCCGATGCATGGTTTCGGAATTGGGCGGCGGGTCGAACAGATCTCGCGGGGCGTGTTCAAGGTCAACCCTGGCTCGCTACTGGTGGCCTTGCAGCGGCTCGAACGAGCCGGCTGGCTCGACGCCGAATGGCGCACCAGCGAAAATGCGCGCCGGGCTAAATACTACCGCCTGACGCGTGCGGGCCGGAAACAGCTTGAAGCGGAAACCGCTGCCTGGGAGCGCCGCGCCGGCGCCATCGCGCGGCTGCTGCAGCAGGAGTAG
- a CDS encoding pyridoxal-phosphate dependent enzyme produces the protein MKTCANILEAIGHTPLVRINSITRDIPAAIYAKLETFNPGNSIKDRMALKMIEDAEKAGLLKPGGTIVEGTSGNTGMGLAIAAVIKGYKCVFTTTDKQSKEKIDALQAFGAEVIVCPTNVEPEDPRSYYSVSDRLAREIPGAWKANQYDNLSNTAANYEQTGPEIWEQTEGAITHLIVGVGTGGTASGTGRYLKERNPKIKVWGIDTYGSVFKKYKETGEFDKHEIYPYITEGIGEDFLPRNVDFSVIDHFEKVTDKDAAVMTRRIAREEGIWAGNSAGAAMAGVLQLRSNFQAGDLVVVIFHDHGSRYLGKMFNDDWMRERGFLEKSGMTARDLVASGLSGELFSVEAQEPVEHAVRVMSLHDFSQISITQDSRLVGSLNETQLYTSLLDHPEIKSQPLDTIMQPAFPFVDITTPVDLLATMITPVNPAVLVRDFKTDKTFIITRSDVIRVL, from the coding sequence GTGAAAACCTGCGCCAACATCCTCGAAGCCATCGGACATACGCCCCTGGTCCGCATCAACTCCATCACCCGCGACATTCCGGCCGCAATTTACGCGAAGCTCGAGACCTTCAATCCCGGCAACTCGATCAAGGACCGCATGGCCCTGAAAATGATCGAGGATGCCGAAAAAGCGGGCCTGCTCAAGCCCGGAGGCACGATCGTCGAGGGCACCAGCGGCAACACTGGCATGGGTCTGGCCATTGCCGCCGTCATCAAGGGCTACAAGTGCGTGTTTACGACTACGGACAAGCAGTCCAAGGAGAAGATCGACGCCTTGCAGGCTTTCGGCGCCGAGGTCATCGTCTGTCCCACCAACGTCGAACCGGAAGACCCGCGTTCGTATTATTCGGTTTCCGACCGTCTCGCCCGCGAAATCCCCGGCGCCTGGAAGGCCAACCAATATGACAATCTCTCCAATACGGCTGCCAATTACGAGCAGACAGGGCCAGAAATCTGGGAGCAAACCGAAGGCGCGATCACGCACCTGATTGTGGGCGTGGGCACGGGCGGCACGGCCAGCGGCACCGGCCGCTACCTGAAGGAGCGCAACCCGAAAATCAAGGTCTGGGGCATCGACACCTACGGTTCCGTTTTCAAGAAGTACAAGGAAACCGGTGAATTCGACAAGCACGAAATCTACCCCTACATCACGGAGGGGATCGGCGAAGACTTCCTGCCGCGCAACGTCGATTTTTCCGTCATTGATCATTTTGAGAAAGTCACCGACAAAGATGCTGCGGTGATGACGCGCCGCATTGCCCGCGAGGAAGGCATTTGGGCGGGCAACTCGGCCGGCGCCGCGATGGCGGGCGTGCTGCAGCTCAGGAGCAACTTCCAGGCCGGCGATCTGGTGGTGGTGATTTTTCACGACCACGGCTCGCGCTACCTCGGCAAGATGTTTAACGACGACTGGATGCGGGAGCGCGGCTTTCTGGAAAAAAGCGGCATGACGGCGCGCGATCTGGTGGCCTCGGGTTTGTCCGGCGAGCTTTTTTCGGTGGAAGCGCAGGAGCCGGTCGAACACGCCGTGCGCGTCATGAGCCTGCACGACTTCAGTCAGATCTCCATCACTCAGGATAGCCGTCTGGTCGGCTCGCTCAACGAGACTCAGCTTTACACCTCGCTGCTCGACCACCCTGAAATCAAGAGCCAGCCGCTCGATACCATCATGCAGCCGGCCTTTCCCTTCGTCGATATCACGACGCCGGTCGATCTGCTGGCGACCATGATCACGCCCGTCAATCCCGCGGTGCTGGTCCGTGACTTCAAAACCGACAAGACCTTCATCATCACCCGCAGCGACGTCATCCGGGTTCTATAA
- a CDS encoding four helix bundle protein, whose protein sequence is MQDFRKLAVWRKAHLLAVEVYRASAGFPVSERFGLTNQMRRAAVSIAANIAEGCGRDSDPDMKRFLQIAMGSASELHSQLLLALDLGFIHPDRTKQAEAQLEEVKRMLSALIVRIRGLGKAVSCKL, encoded by the coding sequence ATGCAGGACTTCCGCAAGCTTGCCGTATGGCGCAAGGCACATCTGCTCGCAGTAGAAGTTTATCGAGCGAGCGCCGGGTTTCCGGTTTCCGAACGGTTCGGACTCACCAACCAAATGCGCCGCGCGGCAGTCTCCATCGCCGCCAATATTGCCGAGGGCTGCGGGCGCGACAGCGATCCGGACATGAAGCGCTTCCTGCAGATTGCCATGGGATCGGCTTCCGAGCTGCACAGCCAGTTGCTGCTGGCACTCGATCTCGGGTTCATTCACCCTGATCGAACCAAGCAGGCCGAAGCGCAACTCGAGGAGGTGAAACGCATGCTCAGCGCCCTGATCGTCAGAATCAGAGGGCTGGGCAAAGCTGTAAGCTGTAAGCTGTAG
- a CDS encoding type II toxin-antitoxin system HicB family antitoxin, giving the protein MKLTCVFEEAAEGGYIAYVEELPGANTQGETLEEARANLREAVELVLGTNRELAERSLRERRVRAIRELWVTEKA; this is encoded by the coding sequence ATGAAGCTGACGTGCGTGTTTGAAGAAGCGGCCGAGGGTGGCTACATCGCCTACGTCGAAGAACTTCCCGGCGCCAACACGCAGGGCGAAACGCTGGAGGAGGCCCGTGCCAACCTCCGCGAGGCGGTCGAGCTGGTCCTGGGGACCAACCGCGAGCTGGCCGAGCGTTCGCTCCGCGAGCGTCGCGTCCGGGCCATCCGCGAGCTCTGGGTGACTGAGAAGGCGTGA
- a CDS encoding type II toxin-antitoxin system HicA family toxin gives MKRRDLIRRLERAGCIMIREGARHTVYLNPATRKTSTVPRHIEVKERLALKILDDLGIDQP, from the coding sequence GTGAAGCGTCGTGATTTGATCCGGCGCCTCGAGCGCGCCGGCTGCATCATGATTCGTGAGGGCGCCCGTCACACCGTCTACCTGAACCCGGCAACCCGCAAGACCTCGACGGTGCCACGTCACATAGAGGTGAAAGAGCGACTGGCGCTGAAGATTCTTGACGATCTGGGCATCGACCAGCCTTAG
- a CDS encoding S9 family peptidase, with amino-acid sequence MLIRDCVTFSLVLGMGIGLGAQMAPKQVTAAQYAEAERYLGYNVDPLVLNAMEGAHWLKDGRFWYSASDAQGPNYVLVNPARATREPAFDRVAMARALSAISGRKVTVKTLRVTGLTFSPDGQSVTLSYRGKRYQCTRSGASCEPSNQPAPPNPFARFGAGGGTPGQPPLSVSPNGTLAVYIKNWNLWLRNMQTHQDTQLTFDGVENFGYATDNAGWTNSDRAIVLWSPDSTRIATYQQDQRGVGKLYLVPVVAGHPKLVTQVYPLPGDKVVTTIQRVVIDVAGPGAPKVVRLQMPPDQHRSTTKDDLAWSQHEDVQWNPEGTKLLFVSTSRGHKHEWVRLADAATGAVQTIFEDTVKTQYQGGQGGGTFRYLPKRGGFIWYSQKDAPPAPGMAGGTEAGLGQLYFYGLDGKAQHQITSPSNGNVDSVVYVDHKAGYVYYIATAVPGVNPYYQQLWRAPIAGGEPQRLTPENENHRISFAPGGKYFIDTYSTPDAPPISVLRTDTGKLLMRLTKADISRLVATGWKPPIMVAVKGRDHKTDIYGVMIPPFHPEPGRKFPIINYIYPGPQIGSVANWNFAAARGDDEALAQLGFVVVSLDGMGTPWRGEKFHDAYYGDMKDNTLPDQVIGMKELAQKFPYIDISKAGMWGHSGGGFATADAMFRYPNFFKVGVAESGNHDPLEYEDDWAERYQGLVTPTGVDHETTYTGQDNESAAKNLRGHLMLTVGTSDNNVPLNNTLLVVQALIKANKDFKLILYPNAHHGYATYSPYQMRQRWDFFVRYLAGEEPPHEFKMETPPPRF; translated from the coding sequence ATGCTGATTCGAGATTGCGTGACGTTCAGCCTGGTTTTGGGGATGGGGATCGGACTGGGGGCACAGATGGCACCAAAGCAGGTGACGGCGGCCCAATACGCCGAGGCGGAACGCTACCTGGGCTACAACGTCGATCCGCTGGTGCTGAACGCCATGGAGGGGGCGCATTGGCTCAAGGACGGGCGCTTCTGGTATTCGGCCAGCGACGCCCAGGGGCCGAATTACGTGCTGGTGAACCCCGCCCGGGCCACCCGCGAACCGGCGTTTGACCGGGTGGCGATGGCGCGGGCACTGAGCGCCATCTCCGGCCGCAAGGTGACGGTGAAGACACTGCGAGTGACTGGACTGACATTTTCTCCGGACGGGCAGTCAGTCACGCTGAGCTACAGGGGCAAGCGTTATCAGTGCACACGCTCGGGCGCGAGCTGTGAGCCGTCAAATCAACCGGCGCCACCCAATCCGTTTGCACGATTTGGAGCTGGCGGCGGCACACCCGGCCAGCCGCCGCTGTCGGTTTCTCCCAACGGCACGCTCGCGGTCTACATCAAGAACTGGAACCTGTGGCTGCGGAATATGCAGACACATCAGGATACGCAGTTGACCTTTGACGGTGTCGAGAACTTCGGCTACGCCACCGACAATGCCGGCTGGACCAACAGCGACCGCGCGATTGTGCTCTGGTCACCGGATTCCACCAGGATTGCGACCTACCAGCAGGATCAGCGCGGCGTGGGCAAGCTGTACCTGGTTCCCGTGGTCGCCGGTCATCCGAAGCTCGTTACCCAGGTCTACCCGCTGCCCGGCGACAAGGTGGTGACCACGATTCAGCGCGTCGTCATCGACGTGGCAGGACCGGGCGCACCCAAAGTGGTGCGGCTGCAGATGCCGCCCGATCAGCACCGTTCGACCACCAAAGACGATCTGGCCTGGAGTCAGCACGAAGACGTGCAGTGGAACCCCGAAGGGACGAAGTTGCTCTTCGTCTCGACCTCGCGCGGGCACAAGCACGAATGGGTGCGGCTGGCCGATGCCGCCACCGGCGCCGTGCAAACCATTTTTGAAGATACGGTGAAAACACAGTACCAGGGCGGGCAGGGCGGCGGCACGTTCCGCTATTTGCCCAAACGTGGCGGCTTTATCTGGTACTCGCAAAAAGACGCTCCACCAGCGCCGGGCATGGCTGGCGGCACCGAAGCTGGCCTCGGGCAGCTCTACTTCTATGGCCTGGACGGCAAGGCACAGCACCAGATCACGTCGCCCAGTAATGGCAACGTGGACTCAGTGGTTTACGTGGACCACAAAGCCGGCTACGTCTACTATATTGCGACCGCAGTGCCGGGTGTGAATCCCTACTACCAGCAGTTGTGGCGCGCACCGATCGCCGGCGGCGAGCCGCAGCGGCTCACGCCGGAGAACGAAAACCACCGCATATCGTTCGCACCCGGCGGCAAGTATTTCATCGATACCTACTCGACACCCGACGCTCCGCCCATCAGCGTGCTGCGCACCGATACCGGCAAGCTGCTGATGCGGCTGACCAAGGCCGATATTTCACGGCTCGTCGCCACCGGCTGGAAGCCCCCGATCATGGTCGCCGTCAAAGGCCGCGACCACAAGACTGATATCTATGGCGTCATGATTCCGCCCTTTCACCCGGAACCGGGACGGAAGTTCCCCATCATCAACTACATTTATCCCGGCCCGCAGATTGGCAGCGTCGCGAACTGGAACTTTGCCGCAGCACGCGGCGATGACGAGGCGCTGGCGCAGTTGGGCTTCGTCGTGGTTTCCCTCGACGGCATGGGCACACCCTGGCGCGGCGAGAAATTCCATGACGCCTATTACGGCGACATGAAAGACAATACCCTGCCCGATCAGGTGATCGGCATGAAGGAGCTGGCGCAGAAGTTCCCCTATATCGACATCAGCAAAGCAGGCATGTGGGGCCACTCCGGCGGCGGCTTCGCCACGGCCGATGCGATGTTCCGCTATCCAAACTTCTTCAAGGTCGGCGTAGCCGAAAGCGGCAATCACGATCCCTTGGAGTATGAAGACGACTGGGCGGAACGCTACCAGGGCCTGGTTACGCCCACCGGCGTCGATCACGAGACCACCTACACCGGCCAGGACAACGAATCCGCCGCCAAGAACCTCAGAGGCCACCTCATGCTGACCGTGGGCACCAGCGACAACAACGTGCCCCTGAACAACACCCTGCTGGTGGTTCAGGCGCTCATCAAGGCAAACAAGGATTTCAAGCTGATTCTCTATCCCAACGCGCATCATGGCTACGCCACCTACAGCCCCTACCAGATGCGCCAGCGCTGGGATTTCTTCGTGCGGTACCTGGCCGGGGAGGAGCCCCCACACGAATTCAAAATGGAGACGCCGCCGCCAAGATTTTAG
- a CDS encoding FtsX-like permease family protein, translating into MSRWRQLCKGFAGLAHRWRDQNDEVAHYFVEARAAGLNPGDEERARDRVRAFGWENTAAAWGRDVAYAVRRLGRSSGFLAAAVIVLALGIGVGTAMFSVVNAALLKPLPYRQPERLMSLRAGGRFGGVSLPVIQAWRTRLYGFAAIGFWTASMTTLRHASATDLVENIAVSNNLFPLLGIATPGAWGSAPNAVILSHALWHLYLHDAPGILGQAITLDGKAYTVAGILPAGVSFPPHNAALYTLFQPKATDLVWGKAQAHLRVIGRLCPGVAPAEAQAELRSVEASLARAHPAPAGAPKQGVASSYRRGLEGALRPAIAAVSVATALVWLIACFSVAGLLLTRYARRRQELAVRRALGAARWQLIRPLLVESAAIGLLAAGVGWALAAGGLALLGHYLQRELPVGLNHVSASGTALAALMGITALSVIVAGLIPALLASHAPAEAGLNDAATAAGGRGQSRLRDGLVVGEIALALLLLAGAALMLRTIYALRSVPLGFSTRNIVTTPLSFPRGMFAHRDMVTSFDRLLLERVRALPGVEYVTLCSTIPLETNFQATMRWDGMTKSAAIRLASPDFPKVFAIPLLHGRWFDPQRDTLHTPQVAVVNEAFAGKYYPGQHLIGSKQFGYPIVGILANVHGRAVGLPAQPTIYFSTTQLGPGHAFYGTASYSTDLAVRSAAPPAAIIAGMRAVLHKLAPEVAPQGFLTMQELVDRSIGQQIFAVRLLTLFGLAALAIALAGLYGLLAYAVSERTRELGIRMALGAERRDIVRLVLGRAAWLVALGAAAGLALAWELSHLVAAYLYQVPAHDPWSLAAAAVLLAACSLAAAWLPARRAAQVNPIEALRAD; encoded by the coding sequence ATGTCGCGCTGGCGCCAGCTCTGCAAAGGATTCGCCGGCCTGGCCCATCGCTGGCGCGACCAAAACGATGAGGTCGCGCACTATTTTGTCGAAGCGCGCGCCGCCGGCCTCAATCCCGGCGATGAGGAGCGCGCCCGCGACCGGGTCCGCGCCTTCGGTTGGGAAAACACGGCGGCTGCGTGGGGCCGAGATGTTGCCTACGCCGTGCGGCGGCTGGGCCGCTCGTCCGGTTTCTTGGCCGCGGCAGTCATCGTGCTGGCGCTTGGCATTGGTGTGGGTACAGCCATGTTCAGCGTGGTCAATGCGGCCCTACTGAAGCCACTTCCCTATCGCCAGCCCGAGCGGCTGATGAGCCTGCGAGCGGGCGGACGCTTTGGTGGCGTTTCGCTGCCGGTTATACAGGCGTGGCGCACACGGCTGTATGGCTTCGCTGCAATCGGATTCTGGACGGCGTCGATGACGACCCTGCGACATGCCAGCGCGACGGATTTGGTCGAAAACATCGCGGTCAGCAACAATTTGTTTCCGCTGCTGGGGATTGCGACCCCAGGGGCCTGGGGCTCAGCCCCAAATGCCGTGATTCTTAGCCACGCGCTGTGGCATTTGTATCTGCACGATGCACCGGGGATCCTTGGCCAAGCAATCACACTCGATGGCAAAGCCTACACGGTCGCAGGCATCTTGCCCGCCGGAGTGAGTTTCCCTCCGCACAATGCGGCGCTATACACGCTCTTCCAGCCGAAGGCGACGGACCTGGTGTGGGGCAAGGCGCAGGCGCACCTGCGCGTAATCGGCAGGCTGTGTCCGGGAGTGGCGCCCGCGGAAGCCCAAGCCGAACTGCGCAGCGTCGAAGCCAGTCTGGCACGCGCACATCCGGCGCCGGCGGGAGCGCCAAAGCAGGGAGTAGCCAGTTCGTATCGCCGCGGCCTGGAGGGCGCCCTTCGTCCAGCAATCGCTGCTGTGAGCGTGGCCACGGCATTGGTGTGGCTGATCGCCTGCTTCAGCGTCGCTGGACTTCTACTCACCCGCTACGCGCGGCGGCGGCAGGAACTCGCGGTGCGGCGGGCGCTGGGCGCGGCGCGATGGCAATTGATCCGTCCGCTGCTGGTAGAAAGCGCGGCAATCGGCTTGCTGGCGGCCGGCGTGGGGTGGGCGCTCGCGGCCGGCGGCTTGGCGCTGCTGGGACATTATTTGCAGCGCGAGCTGCCCGTTGGCCTGAACCACGTTAGCGCGAGCGGGACAGCGCTCGCGGCCCTGATGGGAATTACCGCGCTCTCGGTCATCGTCGCCGGCCTGATTCCGGCGCTGCTCGCCTCCCACGCGCCCGCGGAGGCAGGTTTGAATGACGCCGCGACTGCCGCAGGCGGACGCGGCCAGTCGCGCCTGCGCGACGGGCTGGTGGTGGGCGAAATTGCTCTGGCCCTGCTCCTGCTCGCCGGCGCGGCGCTGATGCTGCGCACCATTTATGCGCTGCGGTCGGTGCCGCTCGGCTTCTCAACGCGCAACATCGTGACCACGCCACTGAGCTTCCCGCGCGGAATGTTCGCGCACCGGGACATGGTGACGAGCTTCGATCGGCTCCTGCTCGAACGGGTCCGTGCCTTGCCCGGCGTCGAGTACGTCACCCTCTGTTCGACGATACCGCTCGAGACCAACTTCCAGGCCACCATGCGCTGGGACGGCATGACCAAGAGTGCCGCCATCCGCTTGGCCAGCCCCGATTTCCCAAAGGTCTTCGCCATCCCTCTGCTGCACGGGCGCTGGTTCGACCCGCAGCGCGACACGCTCCACACGCCGCAGGTCGCCGTGGTCAACGAGGCCTTTGCCGGCAAATACTACCCTGGCCAGCACCTGATCGGCAGCAAACAGTTCGGCTATCCCATCGTCGGCATTCTGGCGAACGTGCATGGCCGTGCGGTGGGCTTACCGGCACAGCCGACTATTTATTTTTCTACCACACAACTGGGCCCGGGGCACGCTTTTTATGGAACCGCCAGCTACTCGACCGATCTCGCCGTGCGCTCCGCTGCTCCACCCGCGGCCATCATCGCCGGCATGCGGGCAGTCCTGCATAAGCTGGCGCCGGAAGTGGCGCCGCAGGGATTTCTGACTATGCAGGAGCTGGTGGACCGCTCAATCGGCCAGCAGATCTTTGCCGTCCGGCTGCTGACCCTGTTTGGCCTCGCGGCGCTGGCAATCGCGCTCGCGGGGCTGTACGGGTTGCTCGCCTATGCAGTGAGCGAGCGCACGCGCGAGCTGGGCATCCGCATGGCGCTCGGCGCCGAGCGCCGCGACATCGTTCGCCTGGTGCTGGGGCGCGCCGCATGGCTGGTGGCTCTTGGCGCGGCAGCAGGTCTGGCGCTCGCCTGGGAGCTATCGCACCTGGTGGCCGCCTACTTATACCAGGTGCCCGCGCATGATCCCTGGTCGCTCGCCGCCGCCGCGGTGCTGCTCGCCGCCTGCTCGCTCGCCGCCGCCTGGCTGCCCGCCCGCCGCGCCGCTCAGGTGAATCCAATCGAGGCCCTCCGCGCCGATTAG